A single Deltaproteobacteria bacterium DNA region contains:
- a CDS encoding histidine phosphatase family protein, which translates to MQIVLVRHGATDWNLEHRCQGSSDRELSEVGVLQAEQIGSMLRHESVQAIYSSNLRRARQTAQLISRHHNLPVLTEADVRELDHGELEGLTFNQIKDKYGDFLTRWRSEPADLQVPGGEKLADVAARAWKGLNQIVERHPEAKNIFVVSHSFPIVSIVCRITGTHLNSYRTFHLEPCSLTRLRFDNGNGWRVTHVNNQEYSADTWVPAQRESK; encoded by the coding sequence ATGCAGATTGTTTTGGTGCGCCATGGCGCCACCGACTGGAATCTGGAGCACCGCTGCCAAGGTTCGAGCGACCGTGAGCTGAGCGAAGTAGGCGTGCTGCAGGCCGAGCAGATCGGCAGTATGCTGCGCCACGAGAGCGTGCAAGCCATTTACTCCAGTAACCTGCGGCGCGCGCGCCAGACCGCTCAACTGATTAGCCGGCATCACAATCTCCCCGTGTTGACCGAAGCGGACGTGCGTGAGCTCGATCACGGCGAGCTCGAAGGCCTCACTTTTAATCAGATCAAAGACAAGTACGGCGATTTTCTCACGCGCTGGCGCAGTGAGCCGGCCGATCTGCAGGTGCCGGGCGGTGAAAAGCTCGCAGACGTCGCGGCACGCGCCTGGAAAGGTTTAAATCAAATCGTCGAGCGCCACCCAGAAGCCAAAAATATTTTCGTGGTAAGCCACAGTTTTCCGATCGTCAGTATCGTCTGCCGCATCACCGGCACCCATCTCAACAGCTACCGAACGTTTCATTTAGAGCCGTGCAGTTTGACACGTCTGCGCTTTGACAACGGCAACGGCTGGCGGGTGACCCACGTCAACAATCAGGAGTATTCGGCGGATACTTGGGTGCCGGCACAGCGGGAGAGTAAGTAG